Proteins encoded together in one Thermophilibacter immobilis window:
- a CDS encoding helix-turn-helix transcriptional regulator: MQAEQLDFYTRLAHALALQFGRGCEVVVHDLEAADPGHSIVAIENGHVTGRKVGDGPSHVVLEALHADGAPLADRLAYLTKTSDGKILKSSTVFIRDCEGRAVGIFALNFDITMLRAVQSTIAGIVGTEPSAPRDPEPIVRSVADLLDDLIEQSVELVGTPVALMTKDEKVRAIRYLNDTGAFLITKSGPKVCKYFGISKYTLYSYLDEAKNSPADTDASATS; the protein is encoded by the coding sequence GTGCAAGCAGAACAGCTCGACTTCTACACGAGGCTCGCACACGCGCTCGCCCTCCAGTTCGGGCGCGGGTGCGAGGTGGTCGTCCATGACCTCGAGGCCGCCGACCCCGGTCACTCCATCGTGGCCATCGAGAACGGCCACGTGACCGGCCGCAAGGTTGGAGATGGACCGAGCCACGTGGTGCTCGAGGCCCTCCATGCCGATGGGGCTCCCCTCGCTGACCGCCTCGCCTACCTCACCAAGACCTCCGACGGCAAGATTCTCAAGTCCTCGACGGTCTTCATCCGCGACTGCGAGGGTCGTGCCGTGGGCATCTTCGCCCTCAACTTCGACATCACCATGCTGCGCGCCGTACAGAGCACCATCGCCGGCATCGTGGGCACCGAGCCAAGCGCCCCGCGTGACCCCGAACCCATCGTCCGCAGCGTGGCCGACCTGCTCGACGATCTCATCGAGCAGAGCGTCGAGCTCGTGGGGACCCCCGTCGCGCTCATGACCAAGGACGAGAAGGTCCGCGCGATCCGCTACCTCAACGACACGGGGGCCTTTCTCATCACGAAGTCCGGGCCCAAGGTCTGCAAGTACTTTGGCATCTCCAAGTACACGCTCTACAGCTACCTCGACGAGGCCAAGAACTCCCCAGCGGACACGGACGCGAGCGCGACCTCCTAG
- a CDS encoding oligopeptide/dipeptide ABC transporter ATP-binding protein, with protein MAFERRHCPSTRSRRRLSHRVRTLWERAALSGEIPSPLDVPEGCRFRTRCRYAQDACAQGEPELREASPGHFVACWYAPGYEG; from the coding sequence GTGGCATTTGAGCGGCGACACTGCCCAAGTACCCGGTCCCGTCGCCGTCTCTCCCACAGGGTACGTACCCTGTGGGAGCGCGCGGCCCTTTCAGGAGAGATTCCGAGCCCCCTGGACGTTCCTGAGGGATGTCGGTTCCGGACGAGGTGCCGCTACGCCCAAGACGCGTGCGCCCAGGGTGAGCCAGAGCTGCGCGAGGCGTCGCCGGGACACTTCGTGGCCTGCTGGTACGCGCCGGGCTACGAAGGGTAG
- the sufB gene encoding Fe-S cluster assembly protein SufB, producing MPEEGYERYSDGLTPEIVRSISAKKDEPDWMLQMRLDALETYHDRQMAPNWGPSIAGLDLDHISTYVAPKTKQAKSWDDVPTDIKNTFERLGIPAAERESLAGVGAQYDSEIVYHNMRDEVAKQGVVYTTIEDALHDPELEPMVHEYFGTLIPPSDHKFAALHYAVWSGGSFVYVPAGVTLDYPLQSYFRLNAAGAGQFEHTLIIVEKGADLHFIEGCSAPKYYEANLHAGAVELFVKDGARLRYSTIENWSKNMYNLNTKRASIGADAKMEWVSGSFGSHVSYLYPTTILAGDRSSCEFTGITFAGATQDLDTGCKVILNGADTTTSVDTKSISKDGGINTFRSSIVVGRHADRARCTVSCQSLMLDNISRSDTIPAMDVRNATAQVGHEATIGRISDDTILYLMSRGCSEGEARTLVVNGFANPVSKELPMEYAVEMNNLIKLEMEGAIG from the coding sequence ATGCCCGAGGAGGGCTACGAGCGCTACAGCGACGGCCTCACCCCCGAGATAGTCCGGTCCATCTCGGCCAAGAAGGACGAGCCCGACTGGATGCTCCAGATGCGCCTCGACGCGCTGGAGACCTACCACGACCGTCAGATGGCCCCCAACTGGGGTCCGTCGATCGCCGGGCTCGACCTCGACCACATCTCGACCTACGTGGCCCCCAAGACCAAGCAGGCCAAGAGCTGGGACGACGTCCCGACCGACATCAAGAACACCTTCGAGCGCCTGGGCATCCCGGCCGCCGAGCGCGAGAGCCTGGCCGGCGTGGGCGCCCAGTACGACTCCGAAATCGTCTATCACAACATGCGCGATGAGGTCGCCAAGCAGGGCGTCGTCTACACCACCATCGAGGACGCGCTGCACGACCCCGAGCTCGAGCCCATGGTCCACGAGTACTTTGGCACGCTCATCCCGCCCTCGGACCACAAGTTCGCGGCCCTACACTACGCCGTGTGGTCCGGCGGCTCGTTCGTCTACGTGCCGGCCGGCGTCACTCTGGACTACCCGCTGCAGAGCTACTTCCGCCTGAACGCCGCCGGCGCGGGCCAGTTCGAGCACACGCTCATCATCGTGGAGAAGGGTGCCGACCTGCACTTCATCGAGGGTTGCTCGGCACCCAAGTACTACGAGGCCAATCTGCACGCCGGTGCGGTGGAGCTCTTCGTGAAGGACGGCGCACGCCTGCGCTACTCCACGATCGAGAACTGGTCCAAGAACATGTACAACCTCAACACCAAGCGCGCCAGCATCGGGGCGGACGCCAAGATGGAGTGGGTCTCGGGCAGCTTTGGCAGCCACGTCTCCTACCTCTACCCCACCACCATCCTGGCAGGCGATCGCTCGAGCTGCGAGTTCACCGGCATCACCTTCGCCGGTGCCACGCAGGACCTCGACACCGGCTGCAAGGTCATCCTGAACGGCGCCGACACCACGACCTCGGTGGACACCAAGTCCATCTCCAAGGACGGCGGCATCAACACCTTCCGGAGCTCCATCGTGGTGGGCAGGCACGCCGACCGCGCGCGCTGCACCGTGAGCTGCCAGTCGCTCATGCTCGACAACATCAGCCGCTCAGACACCATTCCCGCCATGGACGTGCGCAACGCGACCGCCCAGGTGGGCCATGAGGCCACGATCGGCCGCATCTCCGACGACACGATCCTCTACCTCATGAGCCGTGGCTGCTCGGAGGGCGAGGCTCGCACGCTCGTGGTCAACGGATTCGCCAATCCCGTCTCCAAGGAGCTCCCTATGGAGTACGCCGTGGAGATGAACAATCTCATTAAGCTCGAGATGGAAGGGGCCATCGGATAA
- the sufC gene encoding Fe-S cluster assembly ATPase SufC, with protein MATQLLNISSLSAGIEDRPILHGVDLTVGEGESHVLMGPNGAGKSTLGHVIMGDPVYQVSSGTITFNGEDVTELSPDKRSLAGIFLSYQAPVEVPGVPLYSFLRTICQMRPELKSTAREFRKRVGEIADQLDLEQSFLMRELNVGFSGGEKKKIEMLQLLLLRPKLAILDETDSGLDVDALGVVSRGIEAYREQCDGALIVITHNTRILERIAVDRTHVMVKGRMVAEGPAGLIDEIDKTGFERYESALETEALAGDAK; from the coding sequence ATGGCAACGCAGCTACTCAACATAAGCTCCCTGTCCGCGGGGATCGAGGACAGGCCCATCCTGCACGGCGTCGACCTCACGGTCGGCGAGGGCGAGAGCCACGTGCTCATGGGTCCCAACGGGGCCGGCAAGTCCACGCTCGGCCACGTCATCATGGGTGACCCCGTCTATCAGGTCAGCTCCGGCACCATCACCTTCAACGGAGAGGACGTCACGGAGCTCTCCCCCGACAAGCGCTCGCTTGCCGGCATCTTCCTCTCCTACCAGGCTCCCGTCGAGGTTCCGGGCGTGCCCCTCTACAGCTTCCTGCGCACGATCTGTCAGATGCGCCCCGAGCTCAAGAGCACCGCACGCGAGTTCCGCAAGCGCGTGGGAGAGATCGCCGACCAGCTCGACCTCGAACAGAGCTTCCTCATGCGCGAGCTCAACGTAGGCTTCTCGGGCGGCGAGAAGAAGAAGATCGAGATGCTGCAGCTCCTGCTCCTGCGCCCCAAGCTCGCCATTCTCGACGAGACCGACTCGGGCCTGGACGTGGACGCCCTCGGCGTGGTCTCGCGCGGCATCGAGGCCTACCGCGAGCAGTGCGACGGCGCCCTCATCGTGATCACGCACAACACGCGCATCCTCGAGCGCATCGCCGTCGACCGCACGCACGTCATGGTCAAGGGCCGCATGGTGGCCGAGGGCCCGGCCGGCCTCATCGACGAAATCGACAAGACCGGCTTCGAGCGCTACGAGAGCGCCCTCGAGACCGAGGCTCTGGCGGGTGATGCCAAGTGA
- a CDS encoding YitT family protein, with product MGERVDASDEALSRGIAYGGDAVEPVRELVSDEEVLRGARLSQRRSAGYRPVAFFSLLNVGLILTAAAIVLFKTPNHLAFGGTSGLAILLATAFPTLPVSVFMWILNVILVALGFVFLDRKAVFWSAYASFALSAYTSLFEWVAPIQESITGDLWLDVCFAVLLPAVGSAIVFDIGASTGGTDIVAMILRKHTDIEIGKALFAVDVGIVCSAIGLYGARVGLYCMLGLIAKTFVVDSFIESVRQRKVCRVICSCPRKVEEYVVRELERTMTVEYGRGAFSGRRVVILTSVLTRREAMKLRLFVHSVDPDAFITITSSSEIIGRGFRGVS from the coding sequence ATGGGGGAGCGGGTTGACGCATCAGACGAGGCACTGAGTCGCGGTATCGCTTACGGGGGCGATGCCGTGGAGCCTGTGCGCGAGCTGGTGAGCGACGAGGAGGTCCTGCGTGGCGCGCGCCTGTCGCAGCGCCGCAGCGCCGGCTACCGTCCGGTTGCCTTCTTCTCGCTGCTCAACGTGGGGCTCATCCTCACCGCGGCTGCGATCGTGCTCTTCAAGACGCCCAACCACCTCGCCTTCGGGGGCACCTCGGGCCTCGCCATCCTTCTTGCGACCGCGTTTCCCACCCTGCCGGTCTCTGTCTTCATGTGGATCCTCAACGTGATCCTCGTGGCGCTGGGCTTTGTCTTCCTGGACCGCAAGGCGGTGTTCTGGAGCGCCTACGCGTCGTTCGCACTTTCGGCCTACACCTCGCTCTTTGAGTGGGTCGCCCCCATCCAAGAGTCGATCACGGGGGACCTGTGGCTCGACGTCTGCTTCGCCGTGCTTCTGCCGGCCGTGGGGAGCGCAATCGTGTTCGACATCGGCGCGTCGACGGGCGGCACGGACATCGTTGCCATGATCTTGCGCAAGCACACCGACATAGAGATCGGCAAGGCGCTCTTTGCCGTCGACGTGGGCATCGTCTGCTCCGCGATCGGGCTGTACGGCGCGCGGGTGGGCCTGTACTGCATGCTCGGGCTCATCGCCAAGACCTTCGTGGTGGACAGCTTCATCGAGAGCGTCCGCCAGCGCAAGGTGTGCCGCGTGATCTGCTCCTGCCCGCGTAAGGTGGAGGAGTACGTGGTGCGCGAGCTGGAGCGCACCATGACGGTCGAGTACGGCCGGGGGGCCTTCTCGGGCAGGCGCGTGGTCATCCTTACGAGCGTCCTCACGCGCCGCGAAGCCATGAAGCTGCGCCTCTTCGTGCACAGCGTGGACCCGGACGCCTTCATCACGATCACGAGCAGCTCGGAGATCATCGGGCGGGGCTTTCGCGGCGTGAGCTAG
- a CDS encoding uracil-xanthine permease family protein has product MAEMDSGRASSLLFTRRGMPRLAEILPCALQHVLASFAGVIAPAIIIAGVCNFTEEQETAIIQVALILSAIDTILQQFPLFGKIGSGLPILTGVSFAFLPAFQAVGIEFGFETLLGAELVGGAVAILFGMLYPKVKWLFPSLVTGTVIFTIGVSLYPTAIKYLAGGQGTENFGSVQNWIVGLITFAVVFGFSNFGHGILKLGGIFFGMLVGVLISLPFGMVNASGVVSAGWFAPPELFPFKIVFNPAACLTLAVVYVMVNVQLIGDLSAATMGSMNRMPTEKELGGALKAQGLVSMLSSVFGGLPTSAFGQNVGIIVSTRVINRWVFATASLVFAAAGLMPKLSAVLTMIPQPVIGGATISVFGTITLNGIRILVKDGLTPRACTVFGISVAFGLGIAEVSGSLMGPGMPDWINTIFGTSAITPCAIMAIILNNVLPPENPYTNVDLRRGTGSTEAEEIENGVEAESAGASAGNDSSASADSETHKIQSEGQSQGNQ; this is encoded by the coding sequence ATGGCAGAGATGGACTCCGGGAGAGCTTCTTCACTTTTATTCACACGAAGGGGGATGCCTCGCCTCGCCGAGATACTACCCTGTGCGTTGCAGCACGTATTGGCCTCATTTGCAGGCGTTATCGCTCCAGCCATCATCATTGCGGGCGTATGTAACTTTACCGAGGAGCAGGAGACGGCCATTATTCAGGTGGCGCTCATTCTCTCGGCCATCGACACGATTCTTCAGCAGTTCCCCCTTTTCGGAAAAATCGGCAGCGGCTTGCCTATTCTTACAGGGGTGTCTTTTGCCTTTCTGCCGGCGTTTCAGGCCGTGGGAATAGAATTTGGATTTGAGACGCTTCTGGGCGCAGAGCTTGTCGGAGGCGCTGTGGCTATTTTGTTTGGCATGCTCTACCCAAAGGTAAAGTGGCTCTTTCCCTCTCTTGTTACCGGTACCGTAATCTTTACCATTGGCGTTTCCCTATATCCGACGGCGATTAAGTATCTCGCGGGCGGGCAGGGAACAGAAAACTTTGGCAGTGTCCAAAACTGGATCGTAGGCCTCATCACGTTTGCCGTGGTTTTTGGCTTTTCGAACTTTGGCCATGGGATTCTCAAGCTAGGGGGCATCTTCTTCGGCATGCTTGTCGGGGTACTCATTTCGCTGCCCTTCGGCATGGTCAACGCCTCTGGGGTAGTTTCTGCGGGGTGGTTCGCGCCTCCAGAGCTTTTCCCCTTCAAGATTGTGTTCAATCCAGCGGCCTGTCTCACACTCGCGGTCGTGTACGTCATGGTGAACGTGCAGCTTATTGGAGATTTGTCAGCAGCCACGATGGGCAGCATGAACCGCATGCCAACTGAGAAGGAACTGGGTGGAGCCTTGAAGGCCCAGGGGCTGGTAAGCATGCTCTCATCGGTGTTCGGGGGTCTTCCCACCTCCGCCTTTGGTCAGAATGTGGGCATTATTGTCTCCACACGCGTCATTAACCGCTGGGTGTTTGCCACAGCCAGCCTTGTGTTTGCTGCGGCGGGTCTCATGCCCAAGCTCTCCGCAGTCCTCACCATGATTCCTCAGCCGGTCATTGGTGGTGCCACCATCAGTGTGTTTGGTACCATTACTCTGAATGGTATTCGCATCCTTGTTAAGGACGGCCTTACCCCGCGCGCATGTACGGTTTTTGGCATCTCGGTGGCTTTTGGATTGGGTATCGCAGAGGTGAGTGGTTCTCTTATGGGTCCGGGCATGCCCGATTGGATCAACACCATCTTTGGGACGAGCGCCATTACACCCTGTGCCATAATGGCCATCATCCTGAATAACGTACTCCCACCTGAGAATCCGTATACCAATGTTGATCTTCGAAGGGGTACGGGCTCTACGGAAGCTGAAGAAATTGAGAATGGCGTTGAGGCAGAGAGTGCGGGCGCCTCAGCGGGAAATGACTCGTCGGCATCAGCGGACAGCGAAACTCATAAGATTCAGTCAGAGGGGCAATCACAGGGAAACCAGTAG
- the gatC gene encoding Asp-tRNA(Asn)/Glu-tRNA(Gln) amidotransferase subunit GatC, with translation MALSREDVADIADYARIALTDAELDEMTTYLNEAVGLLEPIREYDLAGVEPTFHPIGDLSNVMADDVPDTTERALPLDVALSNAGSTRDRSFRVPSILGAEGGDR, from the coding sequence ATGGCGCTTTCCAGAGAAGACGTGGCGGACATCGCGGACTACGCGCGCATCGCCCTCACGGATGCGGAGCTCGACGAGATGACCACCTACTTGAACGAGGCCGTCGGGCTGCTCGAGCCCATACGCGAGTACGACCTCGCAGGCGTCGAGCCCACCTTCCACCCCATCGGTGACCTCTCGAACGTGATGGCAGACGACGTGCCCGATACGACCGAGCGCGCGCTGCCCCTTGACGTGGCGCTCTCCAACGCGGGCTCGACGCGCGACCGCAGCTTCCGCGTCCCCTCCATCCTGGGCGCCGAGGGGGGCGATCGCTGA
- the ssnA gene encoding putative aminohydrolase SsnA: MLLVENGHVITRDPNNPYLADGSVALDGDTIKEVGPAAVLREKYADAERVDAHGGVIMPGLVNCHTHIYSGLARGLSIKGCNPTNFLENLEQQWWKIDRNLTLDGTRASAYPTILESLRNGVTTIFDHHASYKEVPGSLFAIRDVVEETGIRASLCYEVSDRDGQEKCDQAIQENADFARWAHEQNERGNHMISGLFGGHATFTMSDETMDKMAEANNGLTGYHIHVHEGLNDLMDSRQNRGGIAPVERLLQHGLLGPDTLLVHCIHASPAEMEMIKETGTRVINNPQSNMNNAVGCAPVLEFFRRGIEVGMGTDAYTHDILESLKTFIVMQRHNAAMPNVAWGEDMTMLFKNNPEIATHFFGRSIGALKPGDAADVIVMDYPAFTPFSDENIDGHMLFGMEGRDCRTTIVNGKVLYRDREFVAFDEERIDAWTLEQAKKLWGTLNDRTY, encoded by the coding sequence ATGCTGCTCGTCGAGAACGGCCACGTCATCACGCGAGACCCCAACAACCCCTACCTTGCCGACGGTTCCGTCGCCCTTGACGGCGACACGATCAAGGAGGTCGGCCCGGCGGCCGTGCTGCGCGAGAAGTATGCGGACGCCGAGCGCGTCGACGCCCACGGCGGCGTTATCATGCCCGGCCTGGTGAACTGCCACACCCACATCTACTCGGGCCTGGCGCGCGGCCTGTCCATCAAGGGCTGCAACCCCACCAACTTCCTCGAGAACCTCGAGCAGCAGTGGTGGAAGATCGACCGCAACCTCACGCTCGATGGCACGCGCGCCTCGGCCTACCCCACGATTCTCGAGTCTCTGCGCAACGGCGTCACCACGATCTTCGACCATCACGCGAGCTACAAGGAGGTCCCGGGCAGCCTCTTCGCCATCAGGGACGTCGTGGAGGAGACGGGCATCCGTGCGAGCCTGTGCTACGAGGTCAGCGACCGTGACGGCCAGGAGAAGTGCGACCAGGCCATCCAGGAGAACGCGGACTTCGCCCGCTGGGCCCACGAGCAGAACGAGCGGGGCAACCACATGATCTCCGGTCTGTTCGGGGGTCATGCCACCTTCACCATGTCCGACGAGACGATGGACAAGATGGCCGAGGCCAACAACGGCCTCACGGGCTACCACATCCACGTGCACGAGGGCCTGAACGACCTCATGGACAGCCGTCAGAACCGCGGCGGCATCGCCCCGGTCGAGCGTCTGCTGCAGCACGGCCTCCTCGGCCCGGACACGCTGCTCGTCCACTGCATCCACGCCTCGCCGGCCGAGATGGAGATGATCAAGGAGACGGGCACACGCGTCATCAACAACCCGCAGTCCAACATGAACAACGCCGTGGGCTGCGCCCCCGTGCTCGAGTTCTTCCGTCGCGGCATCGAGGTGGGCATGGGCACCGACGCCTACACCCATGACATCCTGGAGAGCCTCAAGACCTTCATCGTCATGCAGCGCCACAACGCCGCGATGCCCAACGTGGCCTGGGGCGAGGACATGACGATGCTGTTCAAGAACAACCCCGAGATTGCCACGCACTTCTTCGGGCGCAGCATCGGCGCGCTCAAGCCCGGTGACGCCGCCGACGTCATCGTCATGGACTACCCGGCCTTCACGCCGTTCTCCGACGAGAACATTGACGGCCACATGCTCTTTGGCATGGAGGGCAGGGACTGCCGTACCACCATCGTCAACGGCAAGGTCCTCTACCGGGACCGCGAGTTCGTTGCCTTCGACGAGGAGCGCATCGACGCGTGGACCCTCGAGCAGGCAAAGAAGCTCTGGGGCACGCTCAACGACAGGACCTACTAA
- the gatA gene encoding Asp-tRNA(Asn)/Glu-tRNA(Gln) amidotransferase subunit GatA, producing the protein MANVDELSAARIAAGVRAGDFSAVEVARAALDAVETREQDVQALLQVSADLALERAAATDAARAAGAPLGPLAGVPVAVKDNMHLVGTRTTCASHMLERYESTFTATCVQRLIDAGATPVGKANMDEFAFGSSTESSAFHPTLNPWDTERVPGGSSGGSAASVASGEVTVALGSDTGGSIRQPASLCGVVGMKPTYGAVSRYGVVAFGSSLDQVGPFGRRVEDVALAMNALVSGGRDPYDSTSQDCPVDFLAHLEDPVGGRCVGVVPELMEAAGLTDEVRRAVERAGRALVDQGAELVEVELPHVASAIAAYYVIAPCEAFSNLARFDGVRYGYQEPGCATLAEQTSLSRARGFGEEAKRRQLLGAYLLSSGVYERYYYPAQQVRTLITQDYERAWERCDVILMPASPRTAFKLGEISDPTQMYASDLFTISANIAGNGAVSVPLGLGDATHLPVSAQLQGPAFKDRTLLTFARAIERSFDAQGLVAPDFTGRGGELR; encoded by the coding sequence ATGGCCAACGTCGACGAGCTCTCCGCCGCACGCATCGCGGCGGGCGTCCGGGCGGGGGACTTCTCGGCGGTCGAGGTCGCGCGCGCCGCTCTCGACGCCGTCGAGACCCGCGAGCAGGACGTCCAGGCGCTGCTCCAGGTCTCGGCCGACCTCGCTCTCGAGCGTGCCGCCGCGACTGACGCCGCACGCGCGGCCGGGGCGCCCCTGGGGCCGCTCGCCGGCGTGCCCGTGGCGGTGAAGGACAACATGCACCTCGTGGGCACGCGCACGACCTGCGCCTCCCACATGCTCGAGCGCTACGAGTCCACCTTCACGGCCACCTGCGTGCAGCGCCTCATCGACGCCGGGGCCACGCCCGTGGGCAAGGCCAACATGGACGAGTTCGCCTTTGGGTCCTCCACCGAGTCCTCGGCCTTCCACCCCACGCTCAACCCCTGGGACACTGAGCGCGTGCCGGGCGGCTCCTCGGGTGGTTCGGCCGCGTCCGTCGCGTCCGGTGAGGTCACGGTCGCCCTGGGCTCCGACACGGGCGGTTCCATCCGCCAGCCGGCATCCCTGTGTGGCGTGGTGGGCATGAAGCCCACCTACGGCGCGGTCAGTCGCTATGGCGTGGTGGCCTTTGGGTCCTCGCTCGACCAGGTGGGCCCCTTCGGCCGACGCGTCGAGGACGTTGCCCTGGCCATGAACGCGCTCGTGTCCGGCGGCCGTGACCCCTATGACTCCACGTCGCAGGACTGCCCCGTGGACTTTCTCGCGCACCTCGAAGACCCCGTGGGCGGACGTTGCGTGGGCGTGGTGCCCGAGCTCATGGAGGCCGCCGGCCTCACCGACGAGGTGCGCCGCGCCGTCGAGCGCGCCGGGCGCGCCCTCGTGGACCAGGGGGCCGAGCTCGTGGAGGTTGAGCTTCCCCACGTCGCCTCGGCCATCGCGGCCTACTACGTGATCGCGCCCTGCGAGGCCTTCTCCAACCTGGCCCGCTTCGACGGCGTGCGCTACGGCTATCAGGAGCCGGGATGCGCGACGCTCGCCGAGCAGACGTCGCTCTCGCGCGCCCGCGGCTTTGGCGAGGAGGCCAAGCGCCGCCAGCTCCTGGGCGCCTACCTGCTCTCCTCGGGCGTCTACGAGCGCTACTACTACCCGGCCCAGCAGGTGCGCACCCTCATCACCCAGGACTACGAGCGTGCCTGGGAGCGCTGCGACGTCATCCTCATGCCGGCCTCGCCGCGCACGGCCTTCAAGCTCGGCGAGATCTCCGACCCCACCCAGATGTACGCGTCCGACCTGTTCACGATCTCGGCCAACATCGCGGGCAACGGCGCCGTCTCCGTGCCCCTGGGCCTGGGCGACGCCACGCACCTGCCCGTCTCGGCGCAGCTCCAGGGGCCGGCGTTCAAGGACCGCACGCTGCTCACCTTTGCCCGTGCGATCGAGCGGTCCTTTGACGCCCAGGGCCTCGTGGCGCCCGACTTCACCGGGAGGGGGGGTGAGCTCAGATGA
- the gatB gene encoding Asp-tRNA(Asn)/Glu-tRNA(Gln) amidotransferase subunit GatB, protein MKKLAEVLQDWEAVIGLEVHTELTALETKMFCDCRLSHDDPPNTNVCPVCLGMPGALPVPNEKAIESIVMAGLACGCQIQRHSMFYRKHYFYPDMAKNFQTTQGPVAFCMYGQLDLEVDGEGARERPDTTIQKAADGSYVAPIRILRIHMEEDAAKMVHVGGEEGRITEATESLIDYNRCGTPLIELVTEPDLRTPEEARLFMEELRQTFLTLGISDCSLESGSMRCDGNVSLRRRGETRLGTKTELKNINSFKSLHDGLEYEICRQAEALEEGGIVYQETRHWEPSRRRTVVMRVKETADDYRLFPDPDLAPFDLSDEFIERCRARIPELPRAKRDRYMADFGLKRADAARLAGDPATSALFERAVASAGEKVVPTIAKVMVNLIPGHDALTPAQVASLAGLLAADAITFAQAREVLDAVDGTDDDPEAVVDARGMRQSTDAGALAAIVDEVLGRCADQAQQYRDGNTKVVGFLVGQCMRAARGSGNPKAFNQLLTERLEA, encoded by the coding sequence ATGAAGAAGCTCGCCGAGGTGCTGCAGGACTGGGAGGCCGTCATCGGCCTCGAGGTCCACACCGAGCTCACCGCGCTCGAGACCAAGATGTTCTGCGACTGCCGCCTCTCTCACGACGACCCCCCCAACACCAACGTCTGCCCGGTCTGCCTGGGCATGCCGGGAGCCCTGCCCGTGCCCAACGAGAAGGCCATCGAGTCGATCGTCATGGCGGGCCTGGCCTGCGGCTGTCAGATCCAGCGCCACTCGATGTTCTATCGCAAGCACTACTTCTATCCGGACATGGCCAAGAACTTCCAGACCACCCAGGGCCCGGTCGCCTTCTGCATGTACGGCCAGCTGGACCTGGAGGTCGACGGCGAGGGCGCCCGCGAGCGCCCCGACACCACGATCCAGAAGGCCGCCGACGGCTCCTACGTAGCGCCCATTCGCATCCTGCGCATCCACATGGAGGAGGACGCCGCCAAGATGGTGCACGTGGGCGGCGAGGAGGGCCGCATCACCGAGGCCACCGAGTCCCTCATCGACTACAACCGCTGCGGCACGCCCCTCATCGAGCTCGTCACCGAGCCCGACCTGCGCACTCCCGAGGAGGCGCGCCTGTTCATGGAGGAGCTGCGCCAGACCTTCCTCACGCTCGGCATCTCCGACTGCTCGCTCGAGTCGGGCTCCATGCGCTGCGACGGAAACGTGAGCCTGCGTCGCCGTGGCGAGACCCGCCTGGGCACCAAGACCGAGCTCAAGAACATCAACTCCTTCAAGAGCCTCCACGATGGCCTCGAGTACGAGATCTGCCGCCAGGCCGAGGCGCTCGAGGAGGGCGGCATCGTCTACCAGGAGACGCGGCACTGGGAGCCCTCGCGCAGGCGCACCGTGGTGATGCGCGTCAAGGAGACGGCCGACGACTACCGGCTCTTCCCGGACCCCGACCTCGCCCCGTTCGACCTCTCCGACGAGTTCATTGAGCGCTGCCGCGCGCGCATACCCGAGCTGCCGCGCGCCAAGCGCGACCGCTACATGGCCGATTTTGGCCTCAAGCGCGCCGATGCGGCCCGTCTCGCCGGTGACCCTGCCACGAGCGCCCTCTTTGAGCGCGCCGTCGCGAGCGCGGGCGAGAAGGTCGTGCCCACCATCGCCAAGGTGATGGTCAACCTCATCCCGGGCCACGACGCGCTCACGCCCGCGCAGGTCGCCTCCCTGGCGGGCCTTCTCGCCGCCGACGCGATCACGTTCGCGCAGGCTCGTGAGGTCCTGGATGCGGTGGACGGCACCGATGACGACCCCGAGGCTGTCGTGGACGCCCGCGGCATGCGCCAGTCCACGGACGCCGGGGCCCTTGCGGCCATCGTGGACGAGGTCCTGGGCCGCTGCGCCGACCAGGCCCAGCAGTATCGCGACGGCAACACGAAGGTTGTCGGGTTTCTCGTGGGGCAATGCATGAGGGCGGCCAGGGGCTCGGGCAATCCCAAGGCCTTCAACCAGCTTCTGACCGAGCGACTCGAGGCCTAG